A window of Streptomyces sp. Je 1-332 genomic DNA:
TCAGTGAGCACCACCAAGAAGATCACGCTCACCGCGGTCGCGGTGAGCGTCGGGCTCGTCGCGCTCTCCGCGTGCGGCGGCTCGTCCGACAGCGGCGACAAGGCCGACTCCAAGAGCGTCACGCTCGTCACCCATGACTCCTTCAACGTCTCGAAGGACGTACTGAAGGCGTTCGAGAAGAGCTCCGGGTACAAGGTCGACGTCCTCAAGGACGGGGACGCGGGCGCCGCCGTGAACAAGGCGATCCTGTCCAAGGACAACCCGCAGGGCGACGTCTTCTTCGGCGTCGACAACACGCTTCTGTCGCGTGCGCTCGACAACGGCCTCTTCCAGTCGTACGAGGCCAAGGGCTCGGACCAGATCGCCTCGCAGTTCCGCGTCGATCAGGGGAAGCACCGGGTCACGCCCGTCGACAGCGGCGACATCTGCGTCAACTACGACAAGAAGTACTTCGCCGACAAGAAGCTCGCGCCGCCGGAGTCCTTCGCCGATCTGACCAAGCCCGCGTACAAGGATCTGCTGGTCACCGAGAACGCCTCGACCTCGTCCCCCGGCCTCGGGTTCCTGCTCGGCACCGCCGCCCAGTACGGCGACGACGGCTGGCAGGGCTACTGGAAGAAGCTCAAGGACAACGGCGTCAAGGTCGTCGACGGCTGGGAGCAGGCCTACAACGAGGAGTTCTCCGGGTCCGCCGGCGGCAAGAAGGCCAAGGGAGACCGGCCGCTCGTCGTCTCCTACGCCTCGTCCCCGCCCGTCGAGGTGCGCTACGCCAAGCCGCAGCCCAAGGAGGCGCCGACCGGCGTCGCGACCGGCACCTGCTTCCGGCAGGTCGAGTACGCGGGTCTGCTGGGCAACGCCCAGAACGAGAAGGGCGGCAAGGCGCTCCTCGACTTCCTGATCAGCGCCGAGTTCCAGGAGGACATGCCGCTGAACATGTTCGTGAACCCGGTCCGCGAGGGCAGCAAGCTGCCGGAGCTGTTCACGGAGCACGGCGTGAGCGTCGACAAGCCGGAGACCATGGCTCCGAAGAAGATCGCCGACAACCGCGAGCAGTGGGTCAAGTCGTGGACCTCGCTCGTACTGAAGTA
This region includes:
- a CDS encoding thiamine ABC transporter substrate-binding protein — protein: MNSVSTTKKITLTAVAVSVGLVALSACGGSSDSGDKADSKSVTLVTHDSFNVSKDVLKAFEKSSGYKVDVLKDGDAGAAVNKAILSKDNPQGDVFFGVDNTLLSRALDNGLFQSYEAKGSDQIASQFRVDQGKHRVTPVDSGDICVNYDKKYFADKKLAPPESFADLTKPAYKDLLVTENASTSSPGLGFLLGTAAQYGDDGWQGYWKKLKDNGVKVVDGWEQAYNEEFSGSAGGKKAKGDRPLVVSYASSPPVEVRYAKPQPKEAPTGVATGTCFRQVEYAGLLGNAQNEKGGKALLDFLISAEFQEDMPLNMFVNPVREGSKLPELFTEHGVSVDKPETMAPKKIADNREQWVKSWTSLVLK